In the Kwoniella shivajii chromosome 2, complete sequence genome, one interval contains:
- a CDS encoding dihydrolipoyl dehydrogenase — protein MFSRQPLAQNLLRPLSKPSSSFSRSSTLPRLTFLQSRGLATSSDPYDVVVIGGGPGGYVAAIKAAQLGLKTACIEKRGALGGTCLNVGCIPSKAMLNNSHIYHQTGHDLKNRGIDVSEVKLNLPAMLAAKNASVKALTGGIETYLFKKNGVDYIKGEASFASPTKINVNLLEGGETQVEAKNVIIATGSEVTPFPGIEIDEERIVSSTGALDLKEVPKKMVVIGGGIIGLELGSVWSRLGAEVTVVEYLGAVGAGMDGEVGKQFQRILQKQGFKFKLNTKVISGERQGDKVSLKIDAAKGGKEETLEADVVLVAIGRRPVTKGLNLEAIGVETDKRGRIIIDDQFNTSAKGVKCIGDVTFGPMLAHKAEEEGIAAVEIIKSGHGHVNYDAIPSVVYTHPEVAWVGKNEEELKAAGVAYKIGKYPFAANSRAKTNQDSEGFVKFIVEKETDQVLGCHIVGPNAGEMISSAVLALEYKASAEDIARTCHAHPTLSEAFKEAALASYDKAINY, from the exons ATGTTTTCCAGACAACCACTC GCACAAAACCTCCTTCGACCATTATCTaaaccctcttcatcattctcacGATCATCTACTCTGCCTCGATTGACCTTCCTCCAATCAAGAGGATTAGCAACTTCTTCCGATCCTTATGATGTCGTAGTTATCGGTggtggtccaggtggttATGTAGCTGCCATCAAAGCTGCTCAATTGGGCctaaag ACCGCTTGTATTGAGAAACGAGGAGCTCTCGGTGGAACATGTTTGAATGTCGGATGTATCCCTTCTAAAGCGAT GCTTAACAACTCCCACATATATCATCAAACTGGACACGATTTGAAAAATCGAGGAATCGATGTATCCGAAGTCAAACTTAATTTACCAGCAATGTTAGCAGCCAAAAACGCTTCTGTGAAAGCTTTAACAGGTGGAATTGAAACATACTTGTTCAAGAAAAATGGTGTTGACTATATCAAAGGAGAggcttctttcgcttcacCCACTAAAATAAATGTAAACTtacttgaaggtggtgaaacTCAAGTTGAAGCTAAAAACGTTATTATCGCTACTGGATCAGAAGTTACCCCATTCCCAGGaatcgaaattgatgaagaacGAATCGTATCCTCGACCGGTGCTTTGGATCTCAAGGAGGTTCccaaaaag ATGGTAGTCATCGGTGGTGGTATCATTGGTCTCGAGCTCGGTTCAGTATGGTCAAGATTAGGTGCCGAAGTCACCGTTGTCGAATACCTTGGTGCTGTCGGTGCTGGTATGGACGGTGAAGTTGG TAAACAATTCCAAAGAATCCTCCAAAAGCAAGGcttcaagttcaagctcaacacCAAGGTCATCAGTGGTGAACGACAAGGTGACAAGGTCTCACTCAAGATCGACGCTGCcaaaggtggtaaagagGAAACT CTCGAAGCCGACGTTGTTCTCGTTGCTATTGGTCGACGACCAGTCACTAAAGGTCTCAACCTTGAAGCTATCGGTGTAGAGACCGACaagagaggaagaatcatcatcgatgacCAATTCAACACTTCCGCTAAAGGTGTCAAATGTATCGGTGACGTTACCTTCGGACCAATGCTTGCTCACaaagcagaggaagagg GTATCGCCGCTGTTGAGATAATCAAATCAGGTCACGGTCACGTCAACTACGATGCTATCCCTTCAGTAGTTTACACTCATCCTGAAGTCGCATGGGTCGGTAAAAACGAAGAGGAATTGAAAGCCGCTGGTGTAGCTTACAAGATCGGAAAATACCCCTTCGCTGCGAACTCAAGAGCTAAGACCAACCAAGATTCAGA AGGTTTCGTTAAATTT ATCGTCGAGAAGGAGACAGATCAGGTGCTCGGATGTCATATAGTAGGGCCTAATGCTGGCGAGATGATTTCGAGCGCAGTGCTTGCGTTGGAATACAAagcttcagctgaagatatcGCTCGAACTTGCCACGCCCATCCAACTTTGTCGGAAG CattcaaagaagctgctttggcatCTTACGACAAAGCCATCAACTACTAA
- a CDS encoding ATP phosphoribosyltransferase, which translates to MSAPAVPPTVTPPSEPSAMGGRASKSSFGAESTMSLLVDSLKDRLLFAVPKKGRLMEKTLELLAGADIKYNRAHRLDVALVQNHPIALVFLPAADIPRFVALGSVALGITGQDVIAESTHAEQITELLSLGFGKCSLQVQVPVTGPIQTVEGLSGGRIATSFEVLAAELFNGKEGVDSKTDKKTRVEYVGGSVEAACALGMADGIVDLVESGDTMRAAGLHAIHTLMKSEAVLITSKTPHSTLTPELSSLIPLIKSRFAGVLASKRYVYASYNIERKNLDKALQITPGRRAATVSPLDTEGWVAVSAMVERKEVAKVMDELERTGAEDILIMALDNCRVGV; encoded by the exons ATGTCAGCACCAGCAGTCCCACCAACCGTTACACCTCCTTCCGAACCCTCGGCTATGGGTGGCAGAGcttctaaatcatctttcggAGCAGAGTCAACAATGTCTCTCTTGGTAGATTCACTCAAGGATAGGTTACTTTTTGCTGTACCTAAAAAGGGTAGATTGATGGAGAAAACATTGGAACTTTTAGCTGGTGCAGATATCAAATACAATAGAGCTCACAGATTGGACGTCGCTTTGGTGCAAAATCATCCTATCGCGCT CGTTTTCTTACCCGCAGCAGATATCCCACGATTCGTAGCTCTCGGTTCGGTTGCGTTAGGAATAACAGGACAAGACGTTATTGCTGAATCCACTCATGCCGAACAAATTACTGAATTACTCTCTTTGGGCTTCGGTAAATGTTCTTTACAAGTTCAAGTTCCAGTGACTGGACCCATCCAAACCGTCGAAGGATTATCAGGTGGTAGAATAGCTACTTCGTTCGAAGTTTTAGCGGCAGAATTATTCAATGGAAAGGAAGGTGTAGATTCGAAGACTGATAAGAAAACAAGGGTAGAATATGTTGGTGGATCAGTAGAAGCGGCATGTGCACTTGGAATGGCTGATGGTATCGTTGATTTGGTCG AATCCGGTGATACAATGCGAGCAGCAGGACTTCATGCTATTCACACATTAATGAAATCTGAAGCTGTATTGATTACTTCCAAAACGCCTCACTCAACACTCACACCTGAATTATCATCTTTAATCCCATTAATCAAATCACGATTCGCTGGTGTCCTCGCTTCTAAACGATATGTCTATGCTTCTTATAATATTGAGAGGAAGAACCTCGATAAAGCACTTCAAATCACTCCCGGTAGAAGAGCAGCGACTGTTTCTCCGTTAGATACAGAAGGCTGGGTAGCTGTTTCAGCTATGGTAGAACGAAAAGAGGTAGCTAAAGTTATGGATGAATTAGAAAGAACAGGTGCAGAGGATATATTGATCATGGCTTTGGATAATTGTCGTGTCGGTGTCTAA
- a CDS encoding superoxide dismutase [Cu-Zn], producing MVKAIAVLKGDSSVAGVITFTQEKDGAPVTVSGDIKNLDANAERGFHVHEFGDNSNGCTSAGPHFNPHGKTHGGPEAEERHVGDLGNVKSDGSGTAAVSITDKSISLFGPYSIIGRTVVVHEGTDDFGKGGHPDSLKTGNAGGRAACGVM from the exons atGGTCAAG GCTATCGCTGTTCTTAAAGGTGACTCTTCCGTCGCTGGtgtcatcactttcactcaagagaaagacggTGCTCCCGTAACTGTCTCCGGTGAC ATCAAAAACCTTGACGCTAACGCTGAGCGAGGATTCCACGTCCACGAATTCGGAGACAACTCTAACGGATGTACCTCCGCTGGTCCTCACTTCAACCCTCACGGCAAAACCCACGGTGGTCCCGAGGCCGAGGAGAGACACGTTGGTGATCTCG GTAACGTCAAATCTGACGGTTCCGGTACTGCCGCCGTCAGCATTACAG ACAAATCCATCTCCCTTTTCGGCCCTTACTCTATCATTGGCCGAACCGTCGTCGTACACGAGGGTACCGATGACTTCGGTAAAGGTGGTCACCCTGACTCTCTTAAGACTGGTAACGCCGGTGGTCGAGCTGCCTGTGGTGtcatgtga